Part of the Aquarana catesbeiana isolate 2022-GZ linkage group LG06, ASM4218655v1, whole genome shotgun sequence genome is shown below.
ACAAGAGCATAATTTACATGATACACAGTTCTTTACATGGTGAGAAAACAACAATCTATATTAGAAACAAGTCGATCTCTTGGTATTGAAATTTGATCTGCTACTAGGCCAAGGACCCCTCCTTGGCTTAACAGAGGGGTCTAAGATTGGTTCTTGAGGTCCTACAACTCAACATAGACACTTACATAAAATGATTATAAAAGGTATTCCACATACACAAGTGTTATTATAGAGAGGCCTCGTCTTTCAGATACATGCACACGCTCAATATGGCGTTTACAGGTTAGAAGATGTTGTCTTTAGATTAGTTACACAATGAAATCTTAAGATTACAACCAATGTCAGAAGAACTACAACTGCTAGCAATTCCAAAAACATAAGACACCACTTTCTATCTTACCTGCAATGTCTCCCCTGTTGCTAAAGTCATCACATACAATGGCAGACCAGCGGTTATGAATGGTCCTGCATTGTTCATGATGAGGTTAGAGTGTCCTTCACGTTTTTAGGCAGAAGTTACGAATGTGTTCAAGTTTTCAATCAAAGCCTATGGTGGGTGGGGGAGAAGACACCTATTGGATTGTGTTACACAACAGCATATAGACAggagaactttttttttgtttgtttcagtgGTGGAACATTTTATAAAAAGCTTCTTTGAGTTTGGGATTACCATTAATAAGGAGACCGGATTGAACCATTGAAAAAGACGTAAGTATCATGAAACATATCCAGTACCCCCAGGTTTGATCTTCAAATAGTTCTTGCCCATATATAATCATGACAATGCCAATCAAGGCATAGAAAACTACTAGACAAGCCATGGTCTTAACTGCACTTTGGTAGTCTTTCCCTTTGGTGTGACCCATGTTTGCTTCCATACGATGACTATGGAGCTTCAGAGATACGGCGCTGGCAGTTGTTGCCATTATAGCAATCAGGAATGGTGGGGAAGCCACCACCAGGACAACACTCATGAATTTCAGCCTCAGTCTGTAATGTTCTGAGGTCACCTCGGTGGCAGTGATGGTTGAGTTTCTGGGTAAGTCCTGATTGAAAATATATGATGCTATGAAACTCTCCAACAGAGAAAGGATTTCAACAATTAATATCAACAAAGGTATCATTCTGTCAATCTTCATCTTCATCCATGAGAGCAATCTGGATCGGAATTGAAGGATTTTTATAGAATAGAAGAGGCACAGATCAGCCGTGAGCCAGGAGCTGGAGGTGATGCTGTTAATAGTCAGATAGTTTAGGGCACTTGAGGCGTAATTAAAATTAAATGATGGCCCGTATAAGTACACCAGGAGGTTTAGAAACATTGAAATTGTGTAGCACATGGTGGAAACATTCAAGGCAATAAGGATATAGTTGCACGGAGCAATATTTGTCCTTTTAAAGCCAGAAAAGGTCAGAGAAAATATTATAAAGGCATTAGAACACAAGCCAACTATGGCCTCCAATGCCAGGACACCGAGGCAAACCACAGAAGCCGGGATGTTCATTGTCTTCTGATGAAACACGAGATCTAGCGTCCTCCTCGAGGTGCCTCAGGATTTTTGTGTGAACGTTTGTGTCTCCTTCAGAGAAATGTTCCACCTGACTTGTAGATCCTCATGTTGTTTACTCTTCATTGCCAATGTAAATGACTCCCGAAGAAAACACACCCATCACGAGCAGATGTCAAAGCCTTCTGGCCACCATTAACATTTTCATCACTGTTGTAAAAGGTCATTGCTTTCAATAAACTGATTTTGAATAAATGCAAATCACTGAACACTGAGCTGGAGAGTACTGATGACTGAATTCAAATACAATAGACGGAGAGCGCTGAGCTGAACGGCTGTAATTCCATATGTGACGATGAAATGCAGAAGGTAAGACATGCATGCCTATCTATGAATTTTATATATTTGCTTTCTGTTTAATTCTTTTCATTTCATAAATCCTAAAAGATGAAAAATacaatacaagtaaaaaaaaaagtgctacaatACATTAGTAGAGTATTTTATGCTGGAGCAATACAGGGAATACACAGAGTCTGTGTACTGATTGTAGACAACATTTTAGGATTTGTACAATTTATTATTTTGACAAATTTGCAATTACTGTatgttaaataaaacattttagaaTCATTACTGAATTCTTGAATTCTAGAATGCATTTCCCCaaatgtgtaatgccgcgtacccacgagcggactttcccgtggactaggtccgacggtctttccgacggactttcggcgaagttccgacagactttccgaactaATGGACTCGGCCACACATgatcagactaatgccccgtacacactgtcggattttccgacggaaaatgtgcgatcggagcgtgttgtcggaaaatccgaccgtgtgtgggctccatcggactttttccatcggatcggaaagtttgagagcatgctataaaattttccgacaacaaaatccgatcctttaaattccgattgtgtgtagacaaatccgatgggcaaagtgccatgcatgctcagaataaattaagagacgaaagcaattggctatagccctgtttatagtcccgatgtacgcgttttacgtcaccgcgttcggaatggtcggattttccgactttgtgtgaccgtgtgtatgcaagacaagttggagccaacattcatcggaaaaaatccatggattttgttgttggaatatccgatcaatgtccgaccgtgtttacggggcattagtctgttcaAAAGTCTGGTCGGTTTGAACGTGAcgacgtaaacgggactaaaaaaggaagtttaatagccagtagccaaaagctgcccttgcatcgtatttggtccgtcagactggcacacagacaaacagttttccctatttttagtccgtcggacagatttggaacatgttctatttctaggtccatcggatttTTATCCCAAAAAGCTATCAtactagcccacacacgatcggattgtctgctggACTAATCCCGTCTGACCTAGTCCACCAGAAAGTctgctggtgtgtacgcggcataacagaaaaAGAAAGTAAGACCCTTAACACAAAAACAcaactatttgaaaaaaataaataaaaaataataaatatactcgagtataagctgacccgaatataagccgaggcacctaattttaccacaaaaaactgggaaaacgtgttgactcgagtataagtctagggcgagaaatgcacagctactgtaagtggaaaagagggtcaacaatgcccatttgcagcctcactgtgcccatttgcagcctcactgtgcccatttgcagccataggtccccccaactttaaactcggtagttaagggttcctagatgccccccctagctgcagccaaaatttggggtctctggacccaaagggtcccgaaatataattcctgcagatggacacagttgaccgactttggggcctcgtatctcgggaccacttggtgctagaaaccccaaatttggtgtgctaacccagtggaactcacactacaacatatccatataggttcggaaaatgtcaagcacttttctgcagcagagaattacattttctgaaccgactttgggtccccgtatctctgggccacttggtgctaagaaccccagctttggatatgttgtagtgctagttccactaggtttgcacaccaaatttggggtttctaaatagccctgagatacggggccccaaaatcggttcggaaaatgtcattctctgctgcagaaaagtgcttgactcgaatataagccgaggggggcattctcagcacaaaaaaagtgctgaaaaactcggcttatactcgagtatatacggtaattatagTGCGTAAACAAATGTCTGTGGATCATATAAACAGTCCCAACACCATGTGGAATTGATCGTTTTGTAATTCAATCCATGCAAAATAGCACAAATATTGTACGAAGACCAACAAATTACAAAACTTTCAATTCCACATGGTGTTGGAACTGTTTAGAAGATACATGGACATTTTGCTTACAcacttaaattattattattttttttttataaattgttttttGTGTTAAGCCTCTTACTTTCTgtttctgttgtttttttgttgaaGGTGTGATTAGGGGCAGCTTCAcatttatattattaatatatattttagtcacgcaggaccccttcgccaggcatgtcacatgcctgacgaaggggtcctgcatgactccgaaacgttgcacctttcttgtgttgtgatgctgcaataaactacccgtttggaTGCCACTTTGTgccaatccttggtgtgctggcaaatatctacgttgtgacttgaatcagtatccagctggttgttgctgcagcacccaaaccttgagagctcataccaggaacgtgtgtgatGAGACATAGAAGtatcaccccaaagctcaaacacatatgcgggTGTGCACATGTGTATGCAcagtatactgacggtgtcagtagagcaagtggacggtgtcagtagggcagaaattagtgtcggtagggcagtggatggtttcagtagtttatatttttattattttattttaattatttttttacacattttttggatcCCTGTTAAGGGGCTCTGGTGAAATACCAagggtttaaacagggggaatctgcaccacacagagtgattagggtgtacccaggcacacctggcacaccctgtgggcacgccaATGGTGCCATCACTGTACAATAATCCTTACAGTTGGCAAGTGCTGTAGAGGACCTAACATCGGTTTTGTtacaatgcacattttaggcctgaagattagttagaCCTTCAAAACATCCCATTTTTAAAAGCAGAGCCCTTGAAAAAATAAAATGGAGatagttgattttttttattttatttttttttttaaccacttgcctcctgagcacttttaacccccttcctgcccaggcaaatttttaaatttcagcgctgtcgtactttgaatgacaattacgcggtcacgcaacactgtacccatatgacatttttatcttttttttctcacaaataaagatttcttttgatggtatttaatcaccactggatttttttttttaaacaaacaaaaaaagatcacataggtggcattgatgtgcactgatgtggtggcactgatgaggtggcaccgatgggcactgatgaggtggcactggtgtgcacttatgaggtggcactgataggtggcagtgatgtgcactgatgaggtggcactgataggcactgatgaggtggcactggtgtgcactgatgaggtgacactgatgaggtgacactgatgaggtggcactggtgtgcattgatgaggtggcactgatgaggtggcactgataaggtggcactgataggcactgatgtggtggcactggtgtgcactgatgaggtggcactgatgaggtggcactgatgggcactgatggggtggcactggtgtgcactgatgaggtggcactgatgaggtggcactgatgggcactgatggggtggcactggtgtgcacttatgaggtgccactgataggtggcactgatgtgcactgatgaggtggcactgatgaggtggcactgatgggcactgatgaggtggcactggtgtgcacttatgaggtggcactgataggtggcactgatgtgcactgatgaggtggcactgatgaggtggcactgatgagggggcactggtgtgcactgatgaggtgacactgatgaggtggcactgatgggcagtgatgaggtggcacaggtgtgcactgatgtggtggcactgatgaggtggcactgatgggcactgatggggtggcactggtgtgcacttatgaggtggcactgataggtggcactgatgtgcactgataggtggcactgatgaggtggcactgatgggcactgatgaggtggcactggtgtgcactgatgaggtggcactgatgaggtggcactgatgggcactgatgggcactgataaggtggcactgataggcactgatgaggaggcactggtgtgcactgatgaggtggcactgatgaggtggcactgatgaggtggaactgatgggcactgatggggtggcactggtgtgcacttatgaggtggcactgataggtggcactgatgtgcactgatgaggtggcactgatgaggtggcactgatgggcactgatgaggtggcactggtgtgcactgatgaggtggcattgatgggcactgatgaggtggcactggtgtgcacttatgaggtggcactgataggtagcactgatatgcactgatgaggtggcactgatgaggtggcactggtgtgcactgatgaagtggcactgatgaggtggcactgatgggcactgataggtggcactgatgtgcactgatgaggtggcactgatgaggtgacactgatgaggttgcactgatgggcactgatgaggtggcactgatgaggtggcactgatgggcactgataggtgacactgaagcagagacgtgcggtgaggtgagtggcaggtgaggcactggctagtatcagagccaggtacacacaggttacatacgccgcgattgttagagtgagagcgataattctagcactagatctcctctgtaactctaaacaggtaaactgtaaaaattttaaagcatcacctattgagatttataagtactgaaagttggcgccattccacgagtgtgcgcaattttaaagcgtgacgtgttaggtatctctttactcagcgctacatcatctttcacattatacaaaaaaatcgggttatcttcagtgtttatttttttattatttatattcatgaaactgtttttttccaatagAACACATTTGAAAATTTTCTGCGCAAATAccctgtaacataaaaagttgcaatgaccaccattttattccctagggtgtcagctgatcacatggtaaagggtcgctgtgatTGCCCATTTACCCCCATCTGTGATAAGCTGAGTCAAAAGGCACAATCACGGGAGGGCGTCCCGGCCAAGTAAGCCCACGCTGTaatcgtctttcggctatagcgcaggcgggaAGGGGCTAATCTCACATGAAATTAGCATAACTGTTTATTAAATCCATGTTCTCTGTAAATAATACCCGGAAGTTATGAATAGCGCACCCAAGCATACAGTGTGTTTCAAAAAGAGTGACCCATTTTTAAAACCTTATATCTGTGCAACCACGCCCCACCAATAATGAATAAAGCCTGTACTACTTGAACGGGCATGACCTAGAATTTTAGATGATGGCCCTTAGATACCACTACTAGTGCCCCAAATAGATGCTAATCTCGATAACAAgatggctttctcatgaaagtgctCTGAGTGGCTCATGAACCATTGGAATGCTTTCAGAAGCGGTGGAAGGGGATGTCACCCCTCCCATCACTCACCGGTGCTTACCGTTTTCACTGGCGCTCCCGAGAAATCACCCAATGGTACGGCCGGGtggtcacagaggtgataaaagaCTAGATCATCTTCGATTGCCTCTATTGGCCTTTGGAGGACTGAAGCGATGGTTTGACATCACTTCCATTCCAGAGtggaaataaacattttttttttaaagcaagagatccaaaaaaaaggagagatttgggggtcaCCTCTCCCAGACTGGAGAACACCCTGTGTGCCCCAACAGCCTCCACACCACTCTCACTCcatctcttccacccgacaacttctccccagctgggctgacgccCCCGgaatttaaggaggcctgccccctgccaatccaagttggggattggtcagggctccccaacTTGGGGATTggttggggtctttttgaccccgaaTCGCTCAATAAActggacctgtcatccttatttttttttacaagggatgtttatattccttgtaataggaataaaactgctaaaaaaatgttgaagggacagcgtaaaaataaaaaataaaatgattaagaaaaaaaaaaaaaaagtgcccccatccctccgtgctcgagCGTAGAAGCGAACACACATGTAGGTCATATGTAAATGTGAGAGCAATAAtactagtgctagacctcctctgtaacaggtaacctgtaaaaaaaataaaagcctatggagatttttaagttttttgtctccatgagtgtgcgcaatgtTAAAGCgaggcatgttaggtatctatttactcggcgtaacatcatatttcatattttacaaaaaattggggtatataatgtgttttcttttttttttattcgttaaagtgcattttttccagaaaaaccactgcgcaaataccgtgcgacataagaAATTGGACCGATTGCCATTTTAttacctagggtgtctgctaaaaaaatatataatgtttggggattctaaataattttctagcaaaaaattactgatttaactgcttgccgcccgcccaccatcaaatgacggcaggacggtgtggctctcgttctgggacgacgtcatatgatggcgtctcAGAACGGCCACTGTCGCGGGGTGCACAGCGTGGCAATCGCGGCCGCGctatgttgctaggacatggcacagcaccgatctctgtaaagagccacgtctgcggctctttaaccatgtgattggctgtgtccaatcacagccggtcacatgtaaacatggagatgccagtaatgggtgctcctcacctcacactgacagagtgtgaggagaggagagacgatcagtggcatctcctcacagggggatatctaggaatgtaatcagggcactaattacaATAAagcaatacagtgtcaccaatcagtgcccaccattgcccatcaatgccagcaatcagtgcccaccagtggcagcaatcagtgtccaccactgcccacaagtgccaccaatcagtgcccattagcgatgccagtcagtgctggcaatcagtgccgcatatcggtgctgcccatcactgctgtcgatcaatgcccatcagtgtcgctggtcagtgccacccatcaatgcccatcagttcccatctgtactgcctatctgtgccgcctatcagtgcccaccagtgccacctatcagtgctcaccagtgccgcctattaatgcccatcagtgccacatatcagtgcccataagtgtggcatattagtgcctcctcatttactgacagaaaaaagtaagaaacattattttttaattgttggtctttttttttttttataaaaaaacagcagtgattaaataccaccaaaagaaagctctatgtgtgcgaagaaaatgataaaaaatttcggtacagtgtggcacgaccgcgcaattgtcattcaaagtgcggcagcgctgaaagctgaaaaatggcctgggcaggaagggggtgtaagtgcccggtaggcaagtggttaaacttgtaaacaaaaatgcCTGGAAACGCCTGGTTTTCAAGTTGGTCTTCAAGTTGGTAATATCAACAAAGGTATTGTTCTGTCAATCATCACCCATGAGTGGAATCCGGACTGGAATTGAGGGATTTTTATAAACTAGAAGAAGCACAGATCAGCGGTGAGCCGGGAGTCGGAGGTGATGCTCCTAATAGTCAGATAGCGTAAAAACACTTGAGATGGGAGGAGTTACATTGAATGATGGCCAAAATACTCACATCAGAAGGTGCACAGACAGGGAAATTGTGTAGCCCAGGGTGAAAACGTTCAAAGCAATAAGGATAATGTTGCACGGTGCTATATTTGTTCCTTTAATGCCAGGAAAAGTGAGAGAAAATATTATAAAGGTCTTAGAGCACAAGCcaaccataggtgtgtgcacagagtgtgctgggtgtgcctgggcacaccctaattaccctgtgCAGTGCCCATTccctccaggggcggatccagagtctagtctcgggaggggcactgccagaaaatatatttttttggggtacatttatcggggaaatggctggtgttggcgcttcaatcatcatggcaccatggttgttatggtgt
Proteins encoded:
- the LOC141147439 gene encoding taste receptor type 2 member 143-like; its protein translation is MNIPASVVCLGVLALEAIVGLCSNAFIIFSLTFSGFKRTNIAPCNYILIALNVSTMCYTISMFLNLLVYLYGPSFNFNYASSALNYLTINSITSSSWLTADLCLFYSIKILQFRSRLLSWMKMKIDRMIPLLILIVEILSLLESFIASYIFNQDLPRNSTITATEVTSEHYRLRLKFMSVVLVVASPPFLIAIMATTASAVSLKLHSHRMEANMGHTKGKDYQSAVKTMACLVVFYALIGIVMIIYGQELFEDQTWGYWICFMILTSFSMVQSGLLINGNPKLKEAFYKMFHH